In Gemmatimonadales bacterium, the following proteins share a genomic window:
- a CDS encoding branched-chain amino acid ABC transporter substrate-binding protein has product MRSLLQRAGPDPGRGRLNRERALALFHRFRPFAPRGAALLTATLLVVSCANSSREAIHIGLAGSFSDPIGLPMKLAAELAVEEINATGGINGHPVELLVKDDYADPDSAVFVANDLYASDVSAVVGHLFSGMTLAAAPVYNGGDHPLVAISPSSSSPEVTTAGTYTFRICPSDLAHGAVLAHWVRDRLHLTQGAVLYLNDQYGRGIRQTFVSEFTRLGGDLRSIDPYLGDRPDVGPYLDRLAQGRKPEFLIIAGNRSEAEEIIRQARARGLRMPVLGGDGLEGIQEAGALAEGVYLSSPYFPAIPTAANRRFVQAFRKKYPEVGLPNQPAAGAYDAIYLLRDVITRVGADREAVRRALAGVGSASPAFEGVTGTVAFDAAGDVPNQNVYIGLVRHGAVEVVDGAEPAGSPVEGTQ; this is encoded by the coding sequence ATGAGGTCGCTGCTTCAGCGCGCCGGGCCCGATCCCGGTCGAGGGCGACTCAACCGGGAGCGTGCCTTGGCATTGTTCCACCGATTCAGGCCATTTGCGCCGCGCGGAGCCGCGCTTCTGACAGCGACGCTGCTGGTGGTCTCCTGCGCCAACAGCTCGCGCGAGGCCATCCACATCGGGCTGGCCGGTTCCTTCAGCGATCCCATCGGCCTGCCGATGAAGCTCGCCGCGGAGCTCGCGGTCGAAGAGATCAACGCGACAGGAGGGATCAACGGTCACCCGGTGGAGCTGCTAGTCAAGGACGATTACGCCGATCCCGACTCCGCGGTCTTCGTAGCCAATGATCTCTACGCCTCCGACGTCTCCGCCGTAGTGGGCCACCTGTTCTCCGGAATGACCCTCGCGGCCGCACCGGTCTATAATGGCGGCGACCATCCACTCGTGGCGATCTCGCCATCATCCTCGTCGCCCGAGGTCACGACCGCGGGCACCTACACCTTTCGGATCTGTCCCAGCGACCTGGCACACGGCGCGGTCCTCGCCCATTGGGTGCGGGACCGGCTCCACCTCACCCAGGGCGCGGTACTCTATCTCAATGATCAGTACGGTCGCGGCATCCGGCAAACCTTCGTCAGCGAGTTCACCCGGCTGGGCGGCGATCTCCGCTCCATCGACCCGTATCTGGGCGACCGTCCGGATGTCGGGCCTTACCTCGACCGGCTGGCCCAGGGCAGAAAGCCCGAGTTCCTCATCATCGCCGGGAATCGGAGCGAAGCCGAGGAGATCATCCGTCAGGCTCGGGCCCGCGGACTTCGGATGCCGGTGCTGGGCGGGGACGGTCTCGAAGGCATTCAGGAGGCCGGCGCGCTGGCCGAGGGCGTCTATCTGTCATCTCCCTACTTTCCCGCCATTCCCACCGCGGCGAACCGCCGCTTCGTGCAGGCGTTCCGGAAGAAATACCCCGAGGTCGGTCTGCCCAACCAGCCGGCCGCCGGTGCGTACGATGCGATCTATCTGCTGCGAGACGTGATCACCCGGGTCGGGGCAGACCGGGAGGCCGTGCGCCGGGCGCTCGCTGGCGTGGGCTCGGCCAGCCCCGCCTTCGAAGGCGTCACCGGCACGGTGGCATTCGATGCCGCCGGCGACGTGCCCAACCAGAACGTGTATATCGGCCTGGTCCGGCACGGCGCGGTGGAGGTGGTGGACGGGGCGGAGCCGGCCGGGAGCCCGGTGGAGGGCACCCAGTGA
- a CDS encoding plastocyanin/azurin family copper-binding protein — translation MNARRRSWLAISLLCTGISAPAWAQATHVVRLVADQGKQEFRFDPSAITVKPNDIVVFRVVSGAPHSVVFEGRGLSPGVRGAFNSAMPRRSGDLSSPLLTATGKDYQMVVPQVPPGTYLYYCLPHRAYDMRGTLTVE, via the coding sequence ATGAATGCACGGCGGAGATCCTGGCTCGCCATATCCCTCCTCTGCACGGGCATCTCCGCGCCTGCATGGGCCCAGGCGACCCATGTCGTCCGACTCGTAGCTGATCAGGGAAAGCAGGAGTTCCGCTTCGACCCATCGGCGATCACAGTCAAGCCGAACGATATCGTGGTGTTTCGGGTGGTGAGCGGCGCGCCGCATTCCGTGGTGTTCGAGGGGCGGGGGCTCTCGCCCGGGGTGCGCGGGGCGTTCAACAGCGCCATGCCGCGTCGCTCGGGTGACCTCAGCAGTCCGCTCCTGACGGCCACGGGCAAGGACTACCAGATGGTGGTGCCTCAGGTGCCGCCGGGGACATACCTGTATTACTGTCTGCCCCATCGAGCCTACGACATGCGGGGGACGCTCACGGTGGAGTGA
- a CDS encoding cold-shock protein, which translates to MAKGTVKWFNDAKGFGFIAQEGGKDVFVHHTAIIAEGFRSLSEGDSVEFEVVEGPKGLQASNVRKV; encoded by the coding sequence ATGGCGAAGGGCACCGTCAAGTGGTTCAATGACGCCAAGGGATTCGGCTTCATCGCGCAGGAGGGTGGGAAAGACGTGTTCGTGCACCACACCGCCATCATCGCCGAAGGCTTCCGATCGCTCTCCGAGGGAGACTCGGTGGAGTTCGAGGTGGTCGAGGGTCCCAAAGGCCTGCAGGCCTCCAACGTTCGCAAGGTCTGA
- a CDS encoding TorF family putative porin encodes MTRANVLGAAFLVAGTIATATPAAAQATIGADVALFSSYVWRGLSLTNKPVAQPDLYVTFPAGAASITLGGWANIDLGKYDNENDDISESGGSSAFNFAEFDPWAEISYTVGKATLTGGATAYIYPNKKITPLFALTSDFNTVELYGKVAFDTPLSPKLAAWYDVDKVKGLYAEASVSHTLQASEKVGVTLGALAGFNAGQDADLVNGAPTAEFFNFADDGFTHLDLSAAVPFSAGPLSFSPALHVVINGDDATKVTSPNNLDKGAKLWGGVTISWSKTLGEVPEETTEEAQ; translated from the coding sequence ATGACACGAGCGAACGTTCTGGGAGCTGCCTTTCTCGTCGCGGGCACCATCGCGACCGCCACCCCCGCCGCCGCGCAGGCCACCATCGGCGCGGATGTGGCGTTGTTCAGTTCGTACGTCTGGCGCGGCTTGAGCCTGACCAACAAGCCGGTGGCGCAGCCCGACCTCTACGTGACCTTTCCGGCAGGAGCGGCGTCCATCACGCTGGGCGGATGGGCCAATATCGATCTGGGGAAGTACGACAACGAGAACGATGACATCAGTGAGAGCGGCGGCTCGTCCGCATTCAATTTCGCGGAGTTCGATCCCTGGGCGGAGATCAGCTACACCGTGGGCAAGGCAACCCTGACGGGCGGGGCGACGGCGTACATCTACCCCAACAAAAAGATCACGCCGCTCTTCGCGCTGACGAGTGACTTCAATACCGTCGAGTTGTACGGGAAGGTCGCGTTCGACACACCCTTGAGCCCGAAGCTCGCGGCGTGGTATGACGTCGACAAGGTCAAGGGGCTGTACGCGGAAGCCAGCGTCTCGCATACCCTGCAGGCGAGCGAGAAGGTTGGCGTCACGCTCGGCGCACTCGCCGGCTTCAACGCCGGTCAGGACGCGGATTTGGTGAACGGCGCGCCGACGGCGGAATTCTTCAACTTCGCGGATGATGGATTCACCCATCTCGACCTGTCGGCGGCGGTACCGTTCTCCGCCGGTCCGCTGAGCTTCTCCCCCGCGCTCCACGTAGTCATCAACGGGGATGACGCCACGAAGGTCACGTCACCCAACAACCTCGACAAGGGCGCGAAGCTCTGGGGCGGCGTCACGATCAGCTGGTCCAAGACGTTGGGCGAGGTGCCGGAGGAAACGACGGAGGAGGCGCAGTAG
- the lepB gene encoding signal peptidase I: MTVSTATPARSIVAWLWEWTKSIVVALVVWFFLRTFLVEAFRIPSGSMENTLLIGDFLFVNKALYGAEVPIIHAHLPAVREPQRDDILVFDSVEEEGLKVVKRLIGMPGDTLYMESGQLYRNGRKVDEPYAVHSDPTRSEDPVQRAKMRAWQLPHLVQRDTASYQPDLQDWGPIVVPADSFFMMGDNRDSSYDGRYWGFLPRQNVRGRPLVVYFSYDPSSWRAVPFLTAVRWTRLFTQPR; encoded by the coding sequence ATGACTGTCTCGACCGCCACGCCAGCCCGCTCCATCGTGGCCTGGCTGTGGGAATGGACCAAATCCATCGTCGTAGCCCTCGTCGTCTGGTTCTTCCTGCGCACCTTCCTGGTGGAGGCGTTTCGCATTCCCTCCGGCAGCATGGAGAACACCCTGCTGATCGGTGACTTCCTGTTCGTGAACAAGGCGCTCTATGGCGCGGAAGTCCCCATCATCCATGCCCATCTGCCGGCGGTGCGGGAGCCGCAGCGGGACGACATCCTGGTGTTCGATTCGGTCGAGGAAGAAGGGCTGAAGGTGGTCAAGCGGCTGATCGGGATGCCGGGCGACACGCTGTACATGGAAAGCGGACAGCTGTACCGGAACGGGAGGAAGGTCGACGAGCCCTACGCGGTGCATTCCGACCCGACCCGGTCGGAGGATCCGGTGCAGCGGGCCAAGATGCGGGCCTGGCAACTGCCCCATCTGGTGCAGCGCGACACGGCGAGCTATCAGCCCGACCTGCAGGACTGGGGGCCGATCGTGGTGCCGGCCGATTCGTTCTTCATGATGGGGGACAACCGGGACAGCTCGTACGACGGGCGCTACTGGGGATTCCTCCCGCGGCAGAATGTCCGCGGACGTCCGCTGGTGGTCTACTTCAGCTACGATCCCAGCAGTTGGCGTGCGGTGCCGTTCCTGACTGCGGTTCGCTGGACTCGGCTGTTCACCCAGCCGCGGTGA
- a CDS encoding Smr/MutS family protein yields MDWIDRPAEATYDLHGQTVVEAVDNAERFLRVQGRVRGGRVVRLITGRGRGGGGAPVRTRVRTLLRTLKVRGAPVRDFVLEESEGSFLVLLAG; encoded by the coding sequence ATGGATTGGATCGATCGACCCGCGGAGGCCACCTACGACCTGCACGGGCAGACGGTGGTAGAGGCGGTAGACAACGCGGAGCGCTTCCTCCGGGTTCAGGGACGGGTGCGCGGCGGACGGGTGGTTCGTCTCATCACCGGACGAGGTCGCGGCGGCGGCGGCGCCCCGGTCAGGACTCGGGTGCGCACTCTGCTCCGTACACTCAAGGTCCGGGGCGCGCCGGTACGGGATTTCGTGCTGGAGGAATCGGAGGGAAGCTTTCTCGTGCTCCTGGCCGGCTGA
- a CDS encoding methylated-DNA--[protein]-cysteine S-methyltransferase, with the protein MHVEWTSYSSPVGALTVVECEAGPLVVEFPHRAVTVKWAVRLRAAVPELHIAQGPCRTTVAWLDEYFSGSPRPFPYPEHLKRWFDLSPAQVAVFKTLRRIPLGETRSYDDIARATELHPRQIGWLVAANHLAILIPCHRVVGKDGGLVGYGGGLAKKRWLLDHELRASGVVLR; encoded by the coding sequence ATGCACGTGGAGTGGACCTCTTACAGTTCGCCGGTGGGCGCGCTCACGGTGGTGGAGTGCGAGGCCGGCCCACTCGTCGTCGAGTTCCCCCACCGTGCCGTGACGGTCAAGTGGGCGGTTCGGCTGCGCGCTGCCGTTCCCGAGCTCCACATCGCCCAGGGGCCGTGCCGCACCACCGTCGCCTGGCTGGACGAGTACTTCAGCGGCAGCCCCCGGCCCTTTCCCTATCCCGAGCATCTCAAGCGCTGGTTCGATCTTTCTCCGGCACAGGTGGCAGTCTTCAAGACCCTCCGCCGGATCCCGCTGGGCGAGACCCGGTCGTATGACGACATCGCTCGCGCCACCGAGCTTCATCCGCGGCAGATCGGCTGGCTGGTGGCGGCGAACCACCTTGCCATCCTGATTCCCTGCCATCGAGTGGTCGGCAAGGACGGCGGATTGGTGGGTTACGGCGGCGGGCTGGCCAAGAAGCGATGGCTGCTGGACCACGAGTTGAGGGCCTCTGGAGTGGTGCTCCGCTAG
- a CDS encoding aminotransferase class III-fold pyridoxal phosphate-dependent enzyme: protein MRLSNAEVLKQTQRYLELIAGREMATEEKQSFIAETVESYEKYYNRGFISYRKSVTQAGQFAALEWSGQGATLRDLLGREYIDCLGGYGIFSAGVNHPTIVKAVTDQLSRMALNSQELLEPWRAALAKVLAEVTPGDLQNSFFINNGTDAIEGAIKLARLSTRRHTFISTLGGFHGKSMGSLSLMGKASFREPFQSGLQDVRFVPYGDASALEDELARCDAVGTHIAGVVLEPVQGEAGGVVPPDDYLPRARVACTRYGALLIADEIQTGMGRTGKLWGVDHWNVVPDIMCLGKSIGGGVMPLSAFIANPTVWEVMIPNPIIHSTTFGGNPLACAAGLAAIQVTLEEDLPGQAAAKGEFLLRELGCLREKYPRVLTEAHGKGLLIGMEFPAQEIGWQVAAGLFKRGVLVAGTYSRAQVIRIEPALGIPRELLQEMLNRLEDTFREVEKTLA, encoded by the coding sequence TTGCGCCTGTCGAATGCCGAGGTCCTGAAGCAGACGCAGCGGTATCTGGAGCTGATCGCGGGGCGGGAGATGGCCACGGAGGAAAAGCAGAGCTTCATCGCCGAGACCGTAGAGAGCTACGAGAAGTACTACAATCGCGGGTTCATCAGCTATCGTAAGTCCGTCACCCAGGCCGGCCAGTTCGCCGCGCTCGAGTGGTCGGGGCAGGGCGCCACGCTGCGCGACCTGCTCGGCCGGGAATACATCGACTGCCTGGGCGGCTACGGGATCTTCAGCGCCGGCGTCAACCACCCCACCATCGTCAAAGCGGTGACCGATCAGCTCAGCCGCATGGCGCTCAACAGCCAGGAGCTCCTGGAGCCGTGGCGCGCCGCGCTGGCCAAGGTGCTCGCCGAGGTGACCCCGGGCGACCTGCAGAATTCGTTCTTCATCAATAACGGCACCGACGCCATCGAGGGAGCGATCAAGCTCGCCCGGCTCTCTACCAGGCGGCACACCTTCATCTCCACCCTGGGTGGATTCCACGGCAAGTCGATGGGCTCGCTCTCGCTCATGGGCAAGGCGTCGTTCCGGGAGCCGTTTCAGAGCGGGCTGCAGGACGTGCGCTTCGTGCCGTACGGCGATGCCAGCGCACTGGAGGACGAGCTCGCCCGGTGCGACGCGGTCGGCACCCACATCGCCGGAGTGGTACTGGAGCCGGTGCAGGGCGAGGCGGGCGGCGTGGTGCCGCCGGACGATTACCTCCCCCGGGCGCGCGTGGCGTGCACCAGGTATGGCGCGCTCCTCATCGCCGACGAGATCCAGACCGGCATGGGCCGCACCGGGAAGCTGTGGGGGGTAGACCACTGGAACGTGGTGCCCGACATCATGTGCCTGGGAAAGTCGATCGGGGGCGGGGTGATGCCGCTGTCGGCCTTCATCGCCAACCCGACCGTATGGGAGGTGATGATTCCCAACCCGATCATCCATTCGACCACCTTCGGAGGCAACCCGCTCGCCTGCGCGGCGGGCCTGGCGGCCATTCAGGTGACGCTGGAGGAAGACCTCCCCGGCCAGGCCGCGGCCAAGGGCGAGTTCCTGCTGCGGGAGCTGGGCTGCCTGCGGGAGAAGTATCCCCGGGTGCTGACCGAGGCGCATGGCAAGGGGCTGCTGATCGGAATGGAGTTCCCGGCCCAGGAGATCGGGTGGCAGGTGGCGGCGGGCCTGTTCAAGCGGGGTGTGCTGGTGGCGGGTACCTATTCGAGGGCCCAGGTGATCCGGATCGAGCCCGCGCTGGGGATTCCGCGGGAGCTGCTGCAGGAAATGCTGAATCGGCTGGAGGATACGTTTCGCGAGGTGGAGAAGACGCTGGCTTGA
- a CDS encoding peroxiredoxin yields MPALEPGDKPPDFTLRDATGREVSLGDFTGRHVILYFYPRDDTPGCTKEACGFRDEWDALGRSGAVVLGVSADDAESHRRFAARYRLPFTLLSDPDHAVMRAYGAYGEKTLYGRKTTGVIRSTVWIGPDGRVRRHWARVANAAKHPAQVLAALADA; encoded by the coding sequence GTGCCAGCGTTGGAGCCCGGTGACAAGCCGCCCGACTTTACCCTGCGCGATGCCACGGGGCGCGAGGTCTCCCTGGGAGATTTCACCGGGAGGCACGTCATTCTCTACTTCTATCCGCGGGATGACACACCCGGCTGCACCAAGGAGGCCTGCGGCTTCCGCGACGAGTGGGACGCGCTCGGGCGATCCGGCGCGGTCGTGCTGGGCGTGTCGGCCGACGATGCGGAGTCGCACCGGCGCTTCGCGGCCAGGTACCGGCTGCCGTTCACCCTCCTGTCGGATCCCGATCACGCGGTGATGCGTGCCTATGGGGCCTACGGAGAAAAGACGCTCTATGGCCGGAAGACCACCGGGGTGATCCGGTCGACCGTCTGGATCGGCCCCGACGGACGGGTACGCCGCCATTGGGCACGGGTGGCGAACGCGGCGAAGCATCCCGCCCAGGTGCTCGCCGCGTTGGCCGACGCCTGA
- a CDS encoding HEAT repeat domain-containing protein: protein MDLTSTFVKRFGDLVALLRADPGNDAAQDLALTAAAAAVAEHPVEVEAGVEWSVIPDELTLKGRLLARSVDHLRISAGAEPHELLALARALAHDLTPLPSTAHVQVELIPLAAAAPSVEGPRLERSPDRSRAEQARTGERRRWEERRHSARARWTGNERRLGGDRRLTGERRLYAITEQRATIAQLQESLVRSARNVAWETLLHTAYDLVRLAPKVPAVERRMFGIEVRRGISRNAVEAVVDLAERDAEVRGRATEVLRWLGPDAGEVLLDRLRQGEAIGVRAFFYDVLGGMPEVYPMVTPLLQGHHAHEIRHGAALLGRLGRPEAVEALAPLLSHRDERIRAAAVRALGEIHRGPSAEALRDALHHPDPKTRAAAADAIGMWRGGALALLLVGALETERDGEAWHAIVSALGRMGTPETAGALSTVALTRRSILRRQGYTTGQRLAAVNALGLSDTPAARVSLERLAREAEGVVRYAADRVLQADRQRAG, encoded by the coding sequence GTGGACCTCACGTCCACCTTTGTGAAGCGCTTCGGTGATCTCGTCGCGCTCCTCCGGGCCGACCCCGGGAATGACGCGGCGCAAGATCTGGCACTCACCGCCGCCGCCGCTGCCGTCGCCGAGCATCCGGTCGAGGTGGAGGCCGGCGTGGAGTGGAGCGTCATTCCCGATGAGCTGACGCTCAAGGGCAGGCTGCTCGCTCGATCGGTCGATCACCTCCGGATCTCCGCTGGCGCCGAGCCGCACGAGCTGCTGGCCCTGGCGCGCGCGCTGGCGCACGACCTGACGCCGCTGCCGAGCACGGCCCACGTGCAGGTCGAGCTGATTCCGCTCGCCGCGGCTGCGCCCTCGGTCGAAGGACCACGCCTCGAGCGGAGCCCCGACCGCTCGAGAGCCGAGCAGGCCCGCACGGGGGAGCGGCGGCGTTGGGAGGAGCGGCGGCATTCGGCCCGGGCTCGCTGGACCGGCAACGAGCGCCGGCTGGGGGGCGACCGGCGGCTCACCGGAGAGCGCCGGCTCTATGCCATTACGGAGCAGCGCGCCACCATCGCCCAGCTGCAGGAATCGCTGGTTCGAAGCGCCCGCAACGTCGCCTGGGAGACCTTGCTCCACACGGCCTACGATCTGGTCCGGCTGGCCCCGAAAGTCCCCGCGGTCGAGCGCCGCATGTTCGGCATTGAGGTGCGGCGGGGCATCTCCCGAAATGCCGTGGAAGCCGTCGTGGACCTGGCTGAGCGCGACGCGGAGGTCCGTGGACGCGCCACCGAGGTGCTGCGCTGGCTCGGGCCCGACGCCGGCGAGGTACTGCTCGACCGGCTGCGGCAGGGGGAGGCCATCGGCGTGCGGGCCTTCTTCTACGACGTGCTCGGCGGCATGCCCGAGGTGTATCCCATGGTGACGCCCCTGCTGCAGGGGCATCACGCGCACGAGATCCGCCACGGCGCCGCCCTGCTCGGCCGCCTGGGCCGGCCCGAGGCGGTGGAGGCGCTCGCCCCTCTGCTGAGCCACCGGGATGAGCGGATCAGGGCCGCGGCGGTCCGCGCCCTGGGCGAGATTCACCGCGGACCTTCCGCCGAGGCCCTGCGCGATGCGCTCCATCACCCCGATCCCAAGACCCGGGCCGCGGCCGCCGACGCGATCGGGATGTGGCGAGGTGGGGCGCTGGCACTTCTGCTGGTCGGCGCCCTGGAGACCGAGCGCGACGGCGAAGCCTGGCATGCCATCGTCTCGGCGCTCGGCCGGATGGGCACGCCGGAAACCGCCGGGGCCCTGTCGACGGTAGCCCTCACCCGGCGAAGCATCCTCCGGCGTCAGGGCTACACCACTGGTCAGCGACTCGCGGCGGTCAATGCGCTGGGACTCTCCGATACCCCGGCGGCGCGCGTCAGCCTGGAACGCCTGGCCCGCGAAGCCGAGGGAGTGGTGCGCTACGCAGCCGATCGCGTGCTGCAAGCGGATCGGCAGCGGGCGGGCTGA
- a CDS encoding efflux RND transporter permease subunit, with amino-acid sequence MKLSELSIQRPVLTPEEFSSLVVSNAGGVLVKLSDVGRVELGAEDERSALRFNSTPAVAIGVVRQSKANLIQVADAIRAELPKIQEALPPGVKLAVAFDQSIFVSRSIREAEDTLVLAAVLVVIIIFHFLRNLRATIIPGQGSSFVWVTDHGKATRRQVELGVRTPGFVELKSGVDSGEVVVVGGQERLGEGARVSPKLIQRSPANAGEANAGEANAGEANAGEESASVGAR; translated from the coding sequence ATGAAGCTCTCCGAGCTGTCCATCCAGCGGCCGGTGCTCACGCCGGAGGAGTTCTCCAGCCTGGTGGTGTCCAACGCCGGCGGCGTGCTGGTGAAGCTGAGCGACGTGGGTCGGGTCGAGCTGGGAGCCGAAGACGAGCGTAGCGCGCTGCGATTCAACAGCACGCCCGCGGTGGCGATCGGCGTGGTCCGCCAGTCCAAGGCCAACCTGATCCAGGTGGCCGATGCCATCCGAGCCGAGCTGCCCAAGATCCAGGAGGCGCTGCCGCCCGGGGTCAAGCTGGCCGTCGCGTTCGACCAGTCGATCTTCGTGAGCCGGTCCATCCGGGAAGCGGAGGATACCCTGGTGCTCGCCGCGGTCCTGGTGGTGATCATCATCTTCCACTTCCTGCGCAACCTGCGGGCGACGATCATCCCCGGCCAGGGCTCGAGCTTCGTCTGGGTGACGGACCACGGCAAGGCGACCCGGCGGCAGGTGGAGCTGGGCGTCCGGACACCGGGGTTCGTCGAGCTCAAGAGCGGAGTCGACTCGGGCGAGGTGGTCGTGGTCGGTGGGCAGGAGCGCCTGGGAGAGGGCGCGAGGGTGAGCCCGAAGCTCATCCAGCGTTCGCCGGCGAATGCCGGAGAGGCGAATGCCGGAGAGGCGAATGCCGGAGAGGCGAATGCCGGGGAGGAGAGTGCCAGCGTTGGAGCCCGGTGA
- a CDS encoding methyl-accepting chemotaxis protein, translated as MNPLRSLRSRVITGMALLIAMVFVIALLGVRSIRALDTSVDQELTLVLQSTDLGNGLVSSMASEVRSAEQYLLRPSAQLRMQMLEEGDSAYALQRRYRGLASLTTSDRYIVNKIAANQAQIEVAYGTAQALADLGRLDEARRTADLARAPSDTLLGDVRALGLAQTTRSVTRAADLRRHARNQRSTLWVLFAASLLLGSCTSYWTVRSVDRPLTRLISAADQFGAGDLRAVRLGSAMPTEIERLGRAMDDMGSRLRGVVVSVVSEASQIGNSATDFSAMSEELAASSGEISTAMVKIAASAEQQVAGMEKADGLLLSLRQIAEANARAAGRVVELGDRIQNLAAHHRTDVSAAGQTLLDVREVVRASAVQVQELTRLSEPITAFIDLTKQISSQTNLLALNAAIEAARAGEHGRGFAVVAEEVRRLADSSARAAEDVAKTVAQIRKQVRGVSETMESGSTKVQGIENVALAAARALEEISTAVEEVHTAAEDVAREAAANRHIVEQLGMRTQEVSQAASEHASASEEVTAAAEQQSASTEEMAAAASDLLQGATRLTALMQEFKT; from the coding sequence GTGAATCCGTTGAGGAGCCTCCGAAGCCGAGTCATCACCGGGATGGCGCTGCTGATCGCCATGGTCTTCGTTATCGCGCTGCTGGGCGTGCGATCGATTCGCGCGCTCGACACCTCGGTCGATCAGGAGCTCACCCTGGTGCTGCAGAGCACCGACCTGGGCAACGGCCTGGTCTCCTCCATGGCCTCGGAAGTACGCTCGGCGGAACAGTACCTGCTCCGGCCGTCTGCCCAGCTTCGTATGCAGATGCTGGAAGAGGGCGACTCCGCGTACGCGCTCCAGCGGCGCTACCGCGGACTGGCCTCGCTCACCACATCCGACCGTTACATCGTCAACAAGATCGCCGCCAACCAGGCCCAGATCGAGGTGGCCTACGGCACCGCCCAGGCCCTCGCCGACCTCGGCCGGCTGGACGAGGCCCGGCGAACGGCGGACCTGGCGCGGGCGCCGTCGGATACCTTGCTGGGAGACGTGCGGGCTCTCGGGCTGGCCCAGACCACCCGGTCGGTCACGAGGGCCGCGGATCTGCGGCGGCACGCGCGGAATCAGCGTTCGACGCTGTGGGTCCTCTTCGCCGCGTCGCTTCTCCTGGGGAGCTGCACCTCATACTGGACGGTGCGCTCGGTGGACCGGCCGCTCACCCGGCTGATCAGCGCCGCGGACCAGTTCGGTGCGGGCGATCTCCGCGCGGTGCGCCTGGGCTCGGCGATGCCGACCGAGATCGAGCGCCTGGGGCGGGCGATGGACGACATGGGATCGCGGCTTCGGGGCGTGGTGGTCTCGGTGGTCAGCGAGGCGAGTCAGATCGGCAACAGCGCCACGGATTTCTCCGCCATGAGCGAGGAGCTGGCCGCGAGCAGCGGCGAGATCTCCACCGCCATGGTGAAAATCGCCGCCAGCGCCGAGCAGCAGGTGGCCGGCATGGAGAAGGCCGACGGCCTGCTGCTGAGTCTCCGGCAGATCGCCGAAGCCAACGCGCGGGCCGCAGGACGGGTCGTCGAGCTGGGCGACCGAATCCAGAACCTTGCCGCCCACCACCGGACCGACGTATCGGCGGCGGGACAGACCCTGCTGGACGTCCGCGAAGTCGTCCGCGCCAGCGCGGTACAGGTGCAGGAGCTGACTCGGCTCTCGGAGCCGATCACCGCCTTCATCGATCTCACCAAGCAGATCTCCTCCCAGACCAACCTGCTCGCGCTCAACGCCGCGATCGAGGCGGCGCGGGCCGGCGAGCACGGTCGCGGCTTCGCGGTGGTTGCGGAGGAGGTCCGGCGCCTGGCCGACTCGAGCGCCCGGGCGGCCGAGGACGTGGCCAAGACGGTGGCGCAGATCCGCAAACAGGTGCGGGGCGTGTCGGAGACGATGGAGTCGGGCTCCACCAAGGTGCAGGGCATCGAGAACGTCGCGCTGGCGGCTGCGCGGGCACTGGAGGAGATCTCCACGGCTGTGGAGGAGGTCCATACGGCCGCGGAGGACGTGGCCCGCGAGGCGGCGGCGAACCGGCACATCGTCGAGCAACTGGGAATGCGGACTCAGGAGGTGAGCCAGGCTGCGTCGGAGCACGCCTCAGCGAGCGAGGAAGTCACCGCCGCGGCGGAGCAGCAGAGTGCTAGTACGGAGGAGATGGCCGCGGCGGCGAGCGACCTGCTTCAGGGTGCGACGCGGCTGACGGCGCTGATGCAGGAATTCAAGACGTAA